The following are from one region of the Polyangiaceae bacterium genome:
- a CDS encoding SNF2 helicase associated domain-containing protein — MSSLADALSTLSDRGLRRLLGARTFLRGLDYEKRRVVEDVGVNESTAHGRVKGSDPDPYEVTIRLGGEGITSHCTCPAFQKTGQHCKHVAALLITVRNQARAQLPRREVPQPQPQPREREQQQPDGSKASRRRDRRRRAQAQQHVVPPGVQPPPPPDASARPTGIGAWLPPEGAVRNQNLEFRVHVRQGGLTVTVLDTDARVPLLPSVALSWQATTPTPDRGALRVLSRFESGNPRHPAVDIRGEDAAELLPLLRERRVLLEPALMQLRFADEAIKPRFDLEMVGADTIVAKVTFERAGDGRRFQLTSGGWFEGAPGWHIDTSEGIARPLDHRVSPAALRRLLRSPTIAEPASELISLITDGLPRVAGEVGAELPELSQVADVIDLEPKFRFRAGGDITEAQAELHATYGDLDVEVRADGISPPVIILPPAEGQKRATCIRTDIVAQQQAVEKLLELGLSADESGETFVAEGGRAIDFWSNGVGKLPKKWDLYVPEHLVGTTVRKHPVTMNARVSSGVDWLAVKVSYQSDGVGVDRDELAKCLREGNKYVRLSDDTYAEIDSDKVQAMLDREVELIASAGKNGHLPLSQAGRIQELLSHANEVNVAAGAKALFQKLADIDEIKTVKKPRGLKATLRPYQEQGLSWLRFIHDIGSGGVLADDMGLGKTVQTIALMLSLKAEKKSSQLRALIVAPTSVVTNWVREIERFGPSLTTALWHGAGRKEQKSELESANVIITSYALLRRDIDLLKKLKLDYAILDEAQAIKNPMSATAQAAKELTAAHRLALTGTPIENRLSEIWSIFEFVSPGLLGPLPKFEERFARPIDQGDSKTAARLRATIHPFILRRTKVEVAKDLPPKIEIDKVIDLAPDQRAIYTQVLREVRAQVMGEVERVGVAKSQLHILAGLTKLRQAACDPRLLGLPREFSHDDSGKLSALRELVDEVESGGHKVLVFSQFVSMLKLMRQALDEDKIRYEYLDGSTTDRAERIENFQSDPTIPVFLISLKAGGSGLNLTAADTVIHFDPWWNPAVEDQASDRAHRIGQKKLVTVYRLVAAGTIEEKISQLKQKKKDLVASVLTEDSGGAKKLTREDLDDLFRID, encoded by the coding sequence TTGTCGTCGTTGGCCGACGCTCTTTCAACCCTCTCCGATCGCGGACTGCGCCGTTTGCTCGGCGCCCGCACTTTCCTCCGTGGCCTGGACTACGAAAAACGCCGCGTCGTCGAAGACGTCGGCGTCAACGAATCGACCGCCCACGGTCGGGTCAAGGGCTCGGATCCGGATCCCTACGAGGTGACGATACGCCTCGGCGGAGAGGGCATCACATCCCACTGCACCTGCCCCGCTTTCCAAAAGACGGGACAGCACTGCAAGCACGTCGCCGCGTTGCTCATCACCGTGCGCAACCAAGCCCGCGCTCAGCTGCCCCGCCGCGAGGTCCCCCAGCCTCAACCACAACCACGAGAGCGCGAGCAGCAGCAGCCCGACGGCAGCAAGGCCAGCCGGCGGCGGGATCGACGGCGCCGAGCGCAAGCGCAGCAACACGTGGTGCCGCCCGGCGTGCAGCCGCCGCCGCCGCCCGACGCCAGCGCCCGCCCCACCGGCATCGGCGCTTGGCTGCCTCCCGAGGGCGCCGTCAGGAATCAGAACCTGGAGTTCCGGGTCCACGTGCGACAGGGCGGGCTCACCGTCACCGTGCTCGATACCGACGCCCGGGTCCCGCTGCTGCCCAGCGTGGCCCTCAGCTGGCAGGCCACGACACCCACGCCGGATCGTGGGGCATTACGCGTACTGTCGCGCTTCGAGAGCGGCAATCCGCGTCACCCGGCGGTGGACATCCGCGGCGAGGACGCCGCGGAGCTGCTGCCGCTGCTGAGAGAGCGGCGCGTGCTGCTCGAGCCGGCCTTGATGCAGCTCCGCTTCGCGGACGAGGCCATCAAGCCGCGCTTCGATCTGGAAATGGTGGGCGCCGACACCATCGTCGCCAAGGTCACCTTCGAGCGCGCGGGAGACGGTCGTCGCTTCCAGCTCACTTCGGGCGGTTGGTTCGAAGGCGCGCCCGGTTGGCACATCGACACCAGCGAAGGCATCGCCCGGCCGCTGGATCATCGAGTGTCCCCCGCCGCGCTGCGGCGCTTGCTCCGCAGCCCCACCATCGCCGAGCCGGCGAGCGAGCTCATCAGCCTGATCACGGACGGCCTGCCGCGGGTCGCAGGCGAGGTGGGCGCAGAGCTGCCGGAGCTGTCCCAGGTGGCGGACGTCATCGACCTCGAACCGAAATTTCGCTTCCGCGCGGGCGGCGACATCACGGAAGCGCAGGCGGAGCTCCACGCCACCTACGGCGATCTGGACGTGGAGGTTCGCGCCGACGGCATCTCGCCTCCCGTCATCATCCTCCCCCCCGCCGAAGGGCAGAAGCGCGCCACCTGTATCCGCACCGACATCGTGGCGCAGCAGCAGGCGGTGGAGAAGCTGCTCGAGCTCGGGCTCTCCGCGGACGAGAGCGGCGAGACCTTCGTGGCGGAAGGTGGCCGGGCCATCGACTTCTGGTCCAACGGCGTTGGCAAGCTCCCGAAGAAGTGGGACCTGTACGTCCCGGAGCATCTGGTCGGCACCACGGTGCGCAAGCACCCCGTCACCATGAACGCCCGCGTGTCGAGCGGCGTGGATTGGCTCGCGGTCAAGGTCAGTTATCAGAGCGATGGCGTGGGCGTGGATCGCGACGAGCTGGCCAAGTGTCTGCGTGAAGGCAACAAGTACGTGCGGCTCTCCGACGACACCTACGCCGAGATCGACTCGGACAAGGTCCAGGCGATGTTGGATCGCGAGGTCGAGCTCATCGCGTCCGCCGGCAAGAACGGACACCTCCCGCTCTCGCAAGCGGGGCGCATCCAGGAACTGCTCTCCCACGCCAACGAGGTGAACGTCGCGGCGGGCGCCAAGGCACTGTTCCAGAAGCTGGCCGACATCGACGAGATCAAGACGGTCAAGAAGCCGCGCGGCCTCAAGGCCACGCTCCGCCCGTATCAGGAGCAGGGGCTTTCGTGGCTGAGGTTCATTCACGACATCGGCTCCGGTGGCGTGCTGGCCGACGACATGGGTCTCGGCAAGACAGTGCAGACCATCGCGCTGATGCTGTCGCTCAAGGCAGAGAAGAAGAGCAGCCAGCTGCGCGCATTGATCGTCGCCCCCACCAGCGTGGTGACCAACTGGGTGCGTGAGATCGAGCGCTTCGGGCCGTCCCTCACCACGGCCTTGTGGCACGGCGCCGGGCGCAAGGAGCAGAAGTCCGAGCTCGAGAGCGCCAACGTCATCATCACGAGCTACGCGCTCTTGCGCCGTGACATCGACCTCTTGAAAAAGCTGAAGCTGGACTACGCCATCTTGGACGAGGCGCAGGCCATCAAGAACCCGATGAGCGCCACGGCCCAGGCGGCCAAGGAGCTGACCGCCGCGCATCGATTGGCTCTGACCGGTACCCCCATCGAGAACCGCCTCAGCGAGATCTGGAGCATCTTCGAGTTCGTGAGCCCGGGGCTCTTGGGCCCCCTGCCCAAGTTCGAGGAGCGCTTCGCCCGGCCCATCGACCAGGGAGACTCCAAGACGGCCGCACGGCTCCGCGCCACCATCCATCCGTTCATCCTGCGTCGCACCAAGGTCGAGGTGGCCAAGGATCTCCCGCCCAAGATCGAGATCGACAAGGTGATCGACCTCGCGCCGGACCAGCGCGCCATCTACACGCAGGTGCTGCGCGAGGTGCGCGCACAGGTCATGGGAGAAGTGGAACGCGTCGGCGTCGCCAAGAGTCAGCTGCACATCTTGGCGGGCCTCACCAAGCTGCGCCAAGCGGCCTGCGATCCGCGGCTGCTGGGTCTACCGCGGGAGTTCTCCCACGACGACAGCGGCAAGCTCTCCGCGCTCCGGGAGCTGGTGGACGAAGTCGAGTCAGGTGGACACAAGGTGCTCGTGTTCAGTCAGTTCGTGTCCATGCTCAAGCTCATGCGCCAAGCGCTGGACGAAGACAAGATCCGCTACGAGTACCTGGACGGCAGCACCACGGATCGCGCCGAGCGCATCGAGAATTTCCAGAGCGATCCCACCATCCCGGTGTTCTTGATCTCACTGAAAGCCGGCGGCTCGGGTCTGAACCTCACCGCGGCGGACACGGTGATCCACTTCGATCCGTGGTGGAACCCCGCCGTGGAGGATCAGGCTTCGGACCGCGCGCACCGCATCGGTCAGAAGAAGCTCGTGACCGTGTATCGCTTGGTGGCCGCGGGCACCATCGAAGAGAAGATCTCGCAGCTGAAGCAGAAGAAGAAGGACCTGGTCGCCAGCGTGCTCACGGAGGACTCCGGTGGAGCCAAGAAGCTCACCCGCGAGGACCTCGACGATCTGTTCCGCATCGACTGA
- the rodA gene encoding rod shape-determining protein RodA: MRRDAGTFRSGMQIDMPLLLAIVAIATLGVVNLYSATSVYIDAGKRSGLADIYVSQVYWIVVGGLVAIAVAAIDYRHFERLAYFFYVGGLASLGLVFVLAADIRGSSRWIQLGSFTFQPSEFMKILVILAIAKWLHDDPKTEPRTLMDLAPAFGLTAVPVALVMAQPDLGTSLIYLLTVGSILAMTKIRRRSLAVLGGIAVTVPPVFWKYLMKDYQKARITSFLDPEADKTGVGWHAFQSKTAIGNGGLLGEGFMQGTQNQFGFLPDQHSDFPFAVFAEDWGFVGSLVLLSLYAFLVIWAIHIASQAKDRFGAAVAVGVGSMVFWHMVFNVGMAMGLLPVVGVTLPLFSYGGSSVVTMMIGLGLLMNVSMRR; this comes from the coding sequence ATGCGACGCGACGCGGGCACTTTCCGCAGTGGCATGCAGATAGACATGCCTTTGCTCCTGGCCATCGTGGCGATCGCCACCTTGGGCGTGGTCAACCTGTACAGCGCCACCAGCGTGTACATCGACGCAGGCAAACGCTCCGGCCTGGCGGACATCTACGTGTCCCAGGTGTACTGGATCGTGGTGGGCGGATTGGTGGCCATCGCCGTGGCCGCGATCGACTACCGGCACTTCGAACGTCTCGCGTACTTCTTTTACGTGGGCGGTCTCGCCTCGCTGGGCCTGGTGTTCGTCCTCGCCGCGGACATCCGGGGCTCGTCCCGCTGGATCCAGCTCGGGAGCTTCACGTTCCAGCCCAGCGAGTTCATGAAGATCCTGGTCATCCTGGCCATCGCCAAGTGGCTGCACGACGACCCCAAGACGGAACCCCGCACGCTGATGGACCTGGCACCGGCCTTCGGCCTCACCGCCGTGCCGGTCGCCCTGGTCATGGCACAGCCGGATCTGGGCACCTCACTCATCTACCTGCTGACCGTGGGCAGCATCCTGGCCATGACCAAGATCCGCCGCCGCAGCCTGGCCGTGCTCGGCGGCATCGCCGTCACCGTGCCCCCGGTGTTCTGGAAGTACTTGATGAAGGACTACCAGAAGGCCCGCATCACGAGCTTCCTCGACCCCGAAGCCGACAAGACGGGCGTGGGCTGGCACGCGTTCCAGAGCAAGACCGCCATCGGCAACGGCGGCCTCCTGGGGGAGGGGTTCATGCAAGGGACCCAGAACCAGTTCGGCTTCTTGCCCGATCAGCACTCGGACTTCCCCTTCGCCGTGTTTGCCGAGGACTGGGGCTTCGTCGGCTCCCTGGTGCTGCTCTCGCTCTATGCGTTCCTGGTGATCTGGGCGATTCACATCGCGTCGCAAGCGAAGGATCGCTTCGGCGCTGCGGTGGCCGTCGGCGTGGGCAGCATGGTGTTTTGGCACATGGTGTTCAACGTCGGCATGGCCATGGGCCTTCTGCCCGTCGTCGGCGTCACGCTGCCGCTGTTCTCCTACGGTGGGTCCAGCGTGGTCACCATGATGATCGGCCTGGGCCTGCTCATGAACGTTTCCATGCGCCGTTGA
- the mrdA gene encoding penicillin-binding protein 2: MTILVQRSDVGEFRRRYRWMVLFALVVMLVLIGRLVQLQVVEAELHKSQARRNIVGEITLATTRGVIRDAYGKVLAANRPSYNVYVVPELIDLEKTWPRVAQLMELTDDEKKDFLDRIVHIRKSSGSRKSQQTLLKVDVDRDVVARLETYERDLKGVEVAPVPVRYYPYGELGAHMIGYMREIDPDTLARLEGRGYRAGDRLGAIGVERRWESYLKGQRGWRKVLRGLNRRQSREDLEPEYLEEPRRLEPVPGRDVSLTVDIELEKSMERAMRGQLAGAVVAVDVRTGRVLAALSKPSFDPNVISGGSGKQAVRDAFRRLYTDPLKPTLDKTISAAYPPGSTYKPFSALAALAEGLINPRMQVDCRGGYEYGKRYFRCTGVHRHVNLHEAIVRSCNTYFYTVGEKVQIDGLAKMGMDFGFGVKTGIGINPEARGRMPTRSWYTRRYKGAFRGGFSLLAAIGQGATTVTVLQLALAYAALANGGTLYQPQVVRSIETSDGTIVQEFPPRVRRTVDVDPDNLALVKEGLVGVVREREGTAYKETPSDVDMAGKTGTAQVSHVTPRGVDPHKVWYFNRDHAWFAGYAPAHSPEIAIVVIVEHGGGGGKNAVPVASKVIADWQKLKAKRLAARESGKRTAKRSTL, from the coding sequence GTGACGATCCTGGTGCAGCGTTCCGACGTCGGCGAGTTCCGGCGCCGCTACCGTTGGATGGTGCTGTTCGCGCTGGTGGTCATGCTCGTGCTCATCGGCCGGCTGGTCCAGCTTCAGGTGGTGGAGGCGGAGCTGCACAAGTCCCAGGCGCGCCGCAACATCGTGGGGGAAATCACGCTGGCCACGACCCGCGGCGTGATCCGCGACGCCTACGGCAAGGTGCTGGCGGCCAATCGCCCGAGCTACAACGTGTACGTCGTTCCCGAGCTCATCGACCTGGAAAAGACCTGGCCCCGGGTCGCCCAGCTGATGGAGCTGACGGACGACGAGAAGAAGGACTTCCTGGATCGCATCGTCCACATCCGGAAGTCGTCGGGCTCGCGCAAGAGCCAGCAGACGCTGCTGAAGGTGGACGTCGACCGGGACGTCGTGGCTCGCCTGGAGACCTACGAGCGAGACCTCAAGGGTGTGGAGGTCGCGCCGGTGCCGGTGCGCTACTACCCCTACGGCGAGCTTGGCGCGCACATGATCGGCTACATGCGCGAGATCGATCCCGATACCCTCGCGCGCCTGGAAGGGCGCGGCTATCGCGCGGGGGATCGGCTCGGAGCCATCGGCGTGGAGCGGCGCTGGGAGAGCTACCTGAAAGGGCAGCGCGGTTGGCGTAAGGTCCTCCGGGGTCTCAATCGTCGGCAGAGCCGCGAGGACTTGGAGCCGGAGTATCTGGAGGAGCCGCGGCGCCTCGAGCCGGTGCCTGGTCGTGACGTGTCCCTCACGGTGGACATCGAGCTCGAGAAGTCCATGGAGCGCGCCATGCGTGGGCAGCTGGCGGGCGCCGTGGTGGCGGTGGACGTGCGCACGGGTCGCGTGCTCGCCGCGCTGTCCAAGCCCAGCTTCGATCCGAACGTGATCTCCGGCGGCAGCGGCAAGCAGGCAGTGCGGGATGCGTTCCGGCGCCTGTACACCGATCCGTTGAAGCCCACCTTGGACAAGACCATCTCCGCGGCCTATCCGCCAGGCTCCACCTACAAGCCCTTTTCTGCGCTGGCGGCCTTGGCGGAGGGGCTCATCAACCCGCGAATGCAGGTGGATTGTCGCGGCGGCTACGAATACGGCAAGCGCTACTTCCGCTGTACCGGGGTCCATCGCCACGTGAACCTGCACGAAGCCATCGTGCGGTCCTGCAACACCTACTTCTACACCGTGGGTGAGAAGGTCCAGATCGACGGGCTGGCCAAGATGGGCATGGATTTCGGCTTCGGTGTGAAGACCGGTATCGGCATCAACCCGGAGGCCCGGGGCCGCATGCCCACGCGCAGCTGGTACACGCGTCGATACAAGGGCGCGTTCCGCGGCGGTTTCTCGCTGCTGGCCGCCATCGGTCAGGGCGCCACCACCGTCACCGTGCTGCAGCTGGCGCTGGCCTACGCTGCGCTGGCCAATGGTGGCACGCTGTATCAGCCGCAGGTCGTGCGCAGCATCGAGACCAGCGACGGCACCATCGTCCAGGAGTTCCCGCCCCGTGTACGCCGCACCGTGGACGTGGATCCGGACAACCTCGCCTTGGTGAAGGAAGGCCTGGTGGGCGTAGTGCGGGAGCGCGAAGGCACCGCCTACAAGGAGACGCCTTCCGACGTGGACATGGCGGGAAAGACCGGTACCGCCCAGGTCAGCCACGTCACGCCACGCGGGGTGGACCCTCACAAGGTTTGGTACTTCAACCGGGATCACGCCTGGTTCGCGGGCTACGCCCCGGCGCACAGCCCGGAGATCGCCATCGTGGTGATCGTGGAGCACGGCGGCGGCGGCGGTAAGAACGCGGTGCCCGTGGCCTCCAAGGTGATCGCCGACTGGCAAAAGCTCAAGGCCAAGCGGCTGGCCGCGCGCGAGTCTGGCAAGCGCACCGCCAAGAGGAGCACCCTCTGA
- the mreD gene encoding rod shape-determining protein MreD, with amino-acid sequence MRNVAFIGIGLLLILLQGNLYRVLGQFHIHGATPSLVLPLVIFLGVHEASMARGAGLAFVLGYLLDIFASAPIGLFTFVMVVVWLVSRGAGVRLTAQTILTRMSLAFVFSIVESAVVLTLLAIFGADTKRPLEIGTVVLPRAVSTALFAPIIFHIAQKLHQSTAPVHGSQEGAR; translated from the coding sequence ATGCGGAACGTCGCGTTCATCGGCATCGGTCTGCTCCTCATCCTGCTGCAGGGGAACCTGTACCGGGTGCTGGGCCAGTTCCACATTCACGGCGCCACGCCCTCGCTGGTGTTGCCGCTGGTGATCTTTCTTGGCGTGCACGAAGCCAGCATGGCTCGCGGTGCGGGGCTCGCCTTCGTGCTCGGCTACCTGCTGGACATCTTCGCGTCGGCGCCCATCGGGCTCTTCACCTTCGTGATGGTGGTGGTTTGGTTGGTGTCCCGCGGTGCCGGCGTTCGGCTCACGGCGCAGACCATTCTCACGCGCATGTCCCTGGCCTTCGTGTTCTCCATCGTGGAGAGCGCGGTGGTGCTCACCCTGCTGGCGATCTTCGGCGCGGACACCAAGCGGCCGCTGGAGATCGGCACCGTGGTGCTGCCGCGCGCGGTGTCCACGGCGCTGTTCGCTCCCATCATCTTTCACATCGCGCAGAAGCTCCACCAGAGCACGGCACCGGTGCACGGCTCGCAAGAGGGCGCGCGGTGA
- the mreC gene encoding rod shape-determining protein MreC → MGSFRRYRDIAIVVLLLAVPFFFLRASIRRPEEMSVVDRTIMRIAAPLQYISATLARGVSSLIGDYVYLVDVKSDNDKLAYENARLRAEVRRLKATEAENTRLRRLLNLRETVPAETVSAVVVAKDTTEYFRVAHLTLDNPGAAVRTGMPVLSLDGAVGTVLRVAGEKVDVQLTVDSGFGVDVVDERTQARGFIRGIGDRSRYALRVEYMQRTDEVDIGDVLVTSGVGCRFPKGQPVARVTKVIKRDFGMYQTVEAEPTVDFSRLEEALIVLSDSKDCDKGGARRPRAQR, encoded by the coding sequence GTGGGCTCGTTCCGTCGCTACCGTGACATCGCCATCGTGGTGCTCCTGCTCGCGGTGCCGTTCTTCTTTCTCCGCGCCAGCATTCGGCGGCCGGAAGAGATGAGCGTGGTGGATCGCACCATCATGCGCATCGCCGCGCCGTTGCAGTACATCTCCGCCACCCTCGCGCGGGGCGTTTCGAGCCTGATCGGCGACTACGTCTACTTGGTGGACGTCAAGAGCGACAACGACAAGCTGGCTTACGAGAACGCGCGGCTGCGCGCCGAGGTGCGGCGGCTGAAGGCCACCGAGGCGGAGAACACGCGGCTACGCCGGCTGTTGAACCTGCGAGAGACGGTCCCCGCGGAGACGGTCAGCGCGGTGGTCGTGGCAAAAGACACCACGGAGTATTTCCGGGTGGCTCACCTCACGCTCGACAATCCCGGCGCGGCGGTGCGCACGGGCATGCCGGTGCTGTCGCTGGACGGCGCCGTGGGCACGGTCCTGCGGGTTGCAGGCGAAAAGGTGGACGTGCAGCTCACCGTCGACAGCGGTTTCGGCGTGGACGTGGTGGACGAGCGCACTCAGGCCCGGGGCTTCATTCGTGGCATTGGCGACCGTTCGCGCTATGCCTTGCGCGTCGAGTACATGCAGCGCACGGACGAAGTCGACATCGGTGACGTGCTGGTCACCAGCGGTGTGGGGTGCCGTTTCCCCAAGGGTCAGCCGGTCGCGCGGGTCACCAAGGTGATCAAGCGGGACTTCGGCATGTACCAGACGGTGGAAGCGGAGCCGACGGTGGACTTTTCCCGGCTCGAGGAAGCGCTCATCGTGCTGTCCGACAGCAAGGACTGCGACAAGGGCGGGGCGCGGCGGCCACGGGCGCAGAGGTAG
- a CDS encoding rod shape-determining protein: MIFDWLYGLFSNDLAIDLGTATTLIYVKGKGIVSCEPSVVAVQRDVRGDKKVLAVGREAKEMLGRTPGNIQAIRPLRDGVIADFEITEAMLRYFIARAHNRRTLVKPRIIICVPFGITEVEKRAVKESAESAGAREVYLIEEPMAAAIGAGLPITEPSGNMVVDIGGGTTEVAVISLAGIVYSQSVRVGGDKLDEAIVAYMKRKYNLAIGEQTAERIKMTIGNAYQLEQQMTMEVKGRDMVAGIPKTVVVNSDEIREALAEPINAIVEAVLLALERTPPELAADIVDKGVVLTGGGALLKNMDVLLREETGLPVMVSDDPISAVVLGSGKTLDHIELLKEVTIG, encoded by the coding sequence ATGATCTTCGACTGGCTATACGGCCTTTTCTCGAACGACCTCGCCATCGACCTAGGAACGGCGACGACGCTCATCTATGTCAAAGGCAAGGGCATCGTGAGCTGCGAGCCCAGCGTGGTCGCGGTCCAGCGGGACGTCCGGGGCGACAAGAAAGTCCTGGCGGTCGGCCGCGAGGCCAAAGAGATGCTGGGACGCACCCCCGGAAACATCCAGGCCATCCGGCCGCTGCGGGACGGCGTCATCGCGGACTTCGAGATCACCGAGGCGATGCTCCGGTACTTCATCGCTCGGGCCCACAATCGTCGCACCCTCGTCAAACCCCGCATCATCATCTGCGTGCCCTTCGGCATCACCGAGGTGGAAAAGCGCGCGGTGAAGGAGAGCGCGGAGAGCGCCGGCGCCCGCGAGGTGTACCTGATCGAGGAGCCCATGGCGGCGGCCATTGGCGCCGGGCTGCCCATCACGGAGCCCAGCGGCAACATGGTGGTCGACATCGGCGGCGGCACCACGGAGGTGGCCGTCATCTCCCTCGCGGGCATCGTGTACTCGCAGAGCGTGCGCGTCGGAGGCGACAAGCTCGACGAAGCGATCGTCGCCTACATGAAGCGCAAGTACAACTTGGCGATCGGTGAACAGACCGCCGAACGCATCAAGATGACCATCGGGAACGCCTACCAGCTCGAGCAGCAGATGACGATGGAGGTCAAGGGTCGCGACATGGTCGCGGGCATCCCCAAGACCGTCGTCGTCAACTCCGACGAGATCCGGGAGGCCCTTGCAGAACCCATCAACGCCATCGTGGAAGCGGTGCTGCTCGCCCTGGAGCGCACCCCGCCGGAGCTCGCAGCGGACATCGTGGACAAGGGCGTCGTCTTGACCGGCGGCGGCGCTCTCCTCAAGAACATGGATGTGCTCCTGCGGGAGGAAACCGGGCTTCCGGTGATGGTGAGCGACGATCCGATCAGCGCCGTCGTGCTGGGCAGCGGAAAGACGCTCGACCACATCGAGTTGCTCAAGGAAGTGACCATCGGCTGA
- a CDS encoding diacylglycerol kinase family lipid kinase produces the protein MKLRVIVNPMAGSGRAGRRVGEISRALDAADLAHDVVRTEGPGDAARLVGAAREDGVECVALVGGDGTVNEACQAYIDPAGEALPGPDLALIPAGTGGDFRKTFDLPDDVEAAVRRLADSQPRPIDLGLLSVTADDGGRLHRAFINITSFGIGGLTDRIVNDSPKWMGGRAAFFVGTLRAMAIYKNTVVKVTVDGNPWLEGPIFNVAIANGRYFGGGMNVAPDADPADGRFDVVALGDLSRLGAMTLSRKIYTGEHVTAPGVRITRGARVEATPVRASDVVLIDMDGETPGRLPLTARVAAGAVRIRA, from the coding sequence ATGAAGCTCCGTGTGATCGTCAATCCCATGGCCGGAAGCGGCCGGGCGGGTCGAAGAGTCGGCGAGATTTCCCGCGCGCTCGACGCCGCGGACCTCGCACATGACGTGGTCCGAACGGAGGGCCCGGGGGACGCTGCGCGGCTGGTCGGCGCCGCCCGTGAGGATGGGGTGGAATGCGTGGCCCTGGTGGGCGGCGACGGCACCGTCAACGAGGCCTGCCAGGCGTACATCGACCCGGCCGGCGAAGCGCTGCCGGGCCCGGACCTGGCCCTGATCCCGGCGGGGACGGGCGGAGACTTCCGCAAGACCTTCGACCTGCCGGACGACGTGGAGGCCGCCGTGCGCCGACTGGCGGACTCCCAGCCGCGGCCCATCGATCTGGGGCTCTTGTCCGTCACGGCGGATGACGGCGGGCGCCTGCACCGCGCTTTCATCAACATCACCAGCTTCGGGATCGGCGGCCTCACGGATCGCATCGTGAACGACAGCCCCAAGTGGATGGGCGGTCGGGCGGCCTTCTTCGTGGGCACCCTGCGCGCCATGGCCATCTACAAGAACACGGTGGTGAAGGTCACGGTGGACGGGAACCCCTGGCTGGAGGGACCGATCTTCAACGTGGCCATCGCCAACGGCCGCTATTTCGGCGGCGGCATGAACGTGGCGCCGGACGCCGACCCCGCGGACGGCCGATTCGACGTCGTCGCCCTGGGGGATCTGAGCCGCCTCGGGGCGATGACCTTGTCGCGGAAGATCTACACCGGCGAGCACGTGACGGCGCCCGGCGTGCGCATCACGCGGGGAGCCCGGGTGGAGGCGACACCGGTGCGGGCGTCCGACGTGGTGCTCATCGACATGGACGGCGAAACGCCGGGACGCCTGCCCCTGACGGCCCGCGTCGCTGCCGGAGCCGTGCGGATCCGGGCCTAG
- a CDS encoding prolipoprotein diacylglyceryl transferase: MAAPLIPYIDLPELVLLKPGALWAGFPPEPFSIKPFGTLVAIGVYVGAYLAVRQGKRLGIHERSLTSFIFWVVAGGFIGGHMLDTIFYHPDVLESDPLSLIKLWEGLSSFGGFTGALFGALAWKLRYRTRLMPYVDVVASAFPIAWVFGRSGCTVAHDHPGLHSNVWFAVNYPGGARFDLGLYEMLLTVPLAVAFLWLRRKPRPWGFYAGVMSVVYAPTRFALDSLRVRDMKIADARYAGLTPAQWACFGLLALGSILLWRALDSAGTEAALLPPAPAFETSEAPQDKPA; this comes from the coding sequence CTGGCCGCCCCCTTGATTCCTTACATCGATCTTCCGGAGCTCGTGCTCCTCAAACCCGGTGCCCTTTGGGCGGGGTTCCCGCCCGAGCCGTTTTCCATCAAGCCCTTCGGCACGCTGGTGGCCATCGGCGTGTACGTGGGCGCCTACCTGGCGGTGCGCCAGGGCAAGCGTCTCGGGATCCACGAGCGCTCGCTCACGTCGTTCATCTTCTGGGTGGTCGCCGGTGGCTTCATCGGCGGGCACATGCTCGACACCATCTTCTACCATCCCGACGTGCTCGAGTCCGATCCGCTGAGCCTCATCAAGCTGTGGGAGGGGCTGTCGAGCTTCGGCGGGTTCACCGGCGCTCTGTTCGGTGCCTTGGCCTGGAAGCTCCGCTACCGCACGCGCTTGATGCCGTATGTCGACGTGGTGGCCAGCGCCTTTCCCATCGCTTGGGTGTTCGGTCGCAGTGGTTGCACCGTGGCTCACGACCACCCCGGCCTGCACTCCAACGTCTGGTTCGCCGTGAACTACCCCGGCGGTGCGCGCTTCGACCTGGGCCTGTACGAGATGCTGCTCACCGTTCCCCTGGCCGTCGCCTTCTTGTGGCTCCGCAGGAAGCCGCGGCCCTGGGGCTTCTATGCTGGCGTGATGAGCGTGGTGTACGCGCCCACGCGCTTCGCGCTGGACAGCCTGCGGGTGCGCGACATGAAAATCGCCGACGCGCGCTATGCCGGCCTCACCCCTGCACAGTGGGCCTGCTTCGGCCTCTTGGCGCTCGGGTCCATCTTGCTGTGGCGCGCCCTCGACAGCGCCGGCACGGAGGCCGCGCTGCTTCCCCCGGCACCCGCTTTCGAGACGTCCGAAGCCCCCCAGGACAAGCCCGCTTGA